In Paenibacillus sp. 1781tsa1, one DNA window encodes the following:
- a CDS encoding D-alanyl-D-alanine carboxypeptidase family protein, producing MKSRTGRQRRMVVMLSSLMICGALLAACQNGSGTEESQNPNGTGNAQQESDGTTVHFTEDKGSDGDNAGGDDTLSSGNSGEGTDSESGNASAGEEQGSSDDGNGATAEDPLMEKRSISALQTTIDAEAVVTNATSMTVIVNKQRSLPEGYEPDDLVEPNVPFSFDEPHEKRHMRKEAAEALEKLFAGAKADGIELRAVSGYRSYQRQVSIYNNNVKTKGQEYTDRVSSVPGRSEHQTGLAIDVSSPSVGNVLEEVFGTSKEGQWLAEHAAEYGYVIRYLKGEEDTTGYVYEPWHIRYIGTDLAPDVAKSGLTLEEYFDEANIKL from the coding sequence ATGAAATCACGTACAGGAAGACAGCGCCGCATGGTGGTTATGCTGTCCTCATTGATGATATGCGGAGCATTGCTTGCCGCGTGCCAGAACGGTTCAGGCACAGAGGAGAGCCAGAATCCGAATGGAACAGGTAACGCACAACAGGAGTCGGACGGCACAACGGTACATTTTACCGAGGACAAGGGATCGGACGGTGACAATGCTGGCGGGGATGATACATTATCTTCTGGCAACAGCGGTGAAGGCACGGATAGCGAGTCTGGGAATGCATCGGCTGGCGAAGAGCAGGGTTCTTCAGACGATGGTAACGGAGCGACAGCGGAAGATCCATTGATGGAGAAACGCAGCATCAGCGCACTGCAAACAACAATTGACGCAGAAGCTGTGGTGACCAATGCCACATCTATGACGGTCATTGTGAACAAACAACGCAGTCTGCCTGAAGGGTACGAGCCGGACGATCTGGTGGAACCTAATGTACCGTTCTCCTTCGATGAACCTCACGAGAAGCGGCATATGCGCAAGGAAGCGGCGGAGGCACTGGAGAAGTTGTTTGCAGGTGCAAAAGCGGATGGCATTGAGCTTCGTGCGGTGTCTGGTTATCGTTCATATCAGCGTCAGGTGTCCATCTACAACAACAATGTCAAAACCAAAGGTCAGGAATACACGGATCGTGTAAGCTCTGTTCCAGGCAGAAGCGAACATCAGACCGGTCTTGCTATTGATGTATCCAGTCCGAGTGTGGGCAATGTGCTGGAAGAGGTATTCGGCACATCGAAGGAAGGCCAGTGGTTGGCTGAACACGCTGCAGAATATGGATACGTCATCCGTTATCTGAAAGGTGAAGAAGATACCACAGGTTACGTCTATGAGCCTTGGCATATCCGGTACATCGGTACAGATTTGGCACCGGATGTGGCGAAGAGTGGGTTAACTCTGGAAGAATACTTCGATGAGGCTAATATCAAGTTGTAA
- a CDS encoding RidA family protein, with the protein MSRQQVFTGSPWEPLVGYCRAIRVGNRIEVAGTTAMQDGVVVGAGDPYAQTRFILQTIENALKELGADMSHVVRTRMFVTDISRWEEVGKAHGEYFGQIQPVATMVEVSALIDPLLMVEIEVEAIVEEAVQAD; encoded by the coding sequence ATGAGCAGACAGCAGGTTTTTACCGGCTCCCCATGGGAACCGTTGGTGGGATATTGCCGTGCTATCCGTGTGGGGAACCGAATCGAAGTGGCGGGTACAACCGCGATGCAAGATGGTGTAGTTGTTGGGGCAGGTGATCCGTATGCACAGACAAGATTCATTTTGCAGACAATCGAGAATGCACTGAAAGAATTGGGGGCTGACATGTCGCATGTCGTTAGAACCCGAATGTTTGTGACCGATATCTCCAGGTGGGAGGAAGTTGGCAAGGCCCACGGTGAATATTTTGGACAGATTCAGCCTGTAGCCACCATGGTTGAAGTTAGCGCACTCATTGATCCCTTGTTGATGGTTGAGATTGAAGTGGAAGCGATTGTTGAAGAAGCAGTCCAAGCCGATTGA
- a CDS encoding copper amine oxidase N-terminal domain-containing protein: MNNNMKKVSALMALSMALGGGAAYAATLDNTQPVHQTSISADSNAAGAVNVSVNGASISDGYWNKDGKVAMIPLRDLTEALGIELKWHKENKTAELTRGVLWTQVITGKDQYSVNKMLLTLGTAPEITGGTLYVPASFAEKVLHGQVNTTGNQVTISSEEDVKTVTERGVITRISNQDKYKSIQIGGAGTDGIVLNLSDETKFISVEGKEIALTDLAIGMNVEAEHSMITTRSLPPQTPTYKVTVLDAAAASEAQPKEVLGTAGTIENVTTTEGGISQIEITGTRLSETAPDHVVLNIAKDTLLVNHEGETVKAEELTKGTKVIVFYSPMLTRSLPPIGTAWKVVVETPAEQLEAK, encoded by the coding sequence ATGAATAACAACATGAAAAAAGTAAGTGCGCTGATGGCCCTATCCATGGCATTGGGTGGTGGAGCCGCTTATGCAGCAACACTGGACAACACACAACCAGTCCATCAAACATCCATTTCAGCAGATAGTAACGCAGCTGGTGCAGTAAACGTATCCGTGAATGGTGCATCCATCTCCGATGGTTATTGGAACAAGGATGGCAAAGTAGCCATGATTCCACTGCGTGATCTTACCGAAGCACTGGGTATTGAACTGAAGTGGCATAAAGAAAATAAAACCGCAGAACTGACGCGAGGTGTTCTCTGGACACAGGTAATCACAGGCAAAGATCAATATTCCGTAAATAAAATGCTGCTCACGCTGGGTACAGCACCCGAAATCACAGGCGGCACGTTGTATGTACCGGCTTCTTTTGCCGAAAAGGTACTCCATGGACAAGTGAACACAACAGGAAATCAGGTGACGATCTCCAGTGAAGAGGACGTGAAGACGGTTACGGAACGTGGTGTAATTACCAGAATCTCGAACCAGGACAAATATAAGTCCATCCAGATTGGCGGTGCAGGTACGGATGGTATTGTGCTCAATTTGAGCGATGAGACGAAATTCATCTCCGTTGAGGGGAAAGAGATTGCACTGACTGATCTGGCCATTGGCATGAACGTGGAAGCTGAGCATTCAATGATCACTACCCGCAGTCTGCCACCTCAAACGCCTACCTATAAAGTTACTGTACTGGATGCGGCTGCAGCATCTGAGGCACAACCTAAAGAGGTACTGGGTACTGCCGGTACGATTGAAAATGTAACAACAACTGAAGGCGGCATCTCACAGATTGAGATCACAGGTACACGTTTATCTGAGACGGCTCCTGACCATGTCGTGCTGAATATCGCTAAAGATACGCTGCTCGTGAATCACGAAGGCGAAACGGTAAAGGCCGAAGAACTGACTAAAGGAACTAAAGTCATCGTTTTCTACAGCCCTATGCTAACACGCAGTCTGCCTCCAATCGGAACGGCATGGAAAGTGGTCGTTGAGACACCAGCAGAACAACTAGAAGCGAAATAA
- a CDS encoding GNAT family N-acetyltransferase yields the protein MSDMLVALYRLPEQESGLRKLEESSIVIRRAIAPEKQLVLDWVRSHFSQAWVDECEVAFARQPVSCYIAVEHGKMIGFACYEATCRNFFGPTGVSQDARGKGVGTALLLACMHAMKADGYGYAIIGSAGPVDFYARTLGAVKIENSTPGIYEGMLRAD from the coding sequence ATGAGTGATATGTTAGTAGCGCTCTATCGTTTACCGGAGCAAGAGAGTGGACTGAGAAAGCTGGAGGAATCCTCCATTGTGATTCGAAGAGCCATTGCCCCAGAGAAGCAGCTTGTACTGGATTGGGTGAGGTCACATTTTAGCCAGGCTTGGGTGGATGAATGTGAGGTCGCTTTTGCACGTCAGCCCGTGTCCTGTTATATTGCCGTTGAGCATGGAAAAATGATCGGATTTGCCTGTTACGAAGCGACATGCAGGAACTTCTTTGGACCGACAGGCGTGAGCCAGGATGCACGGGGCAAAGGTGTAGGCACAGCCCTGTTACTGGCTTGTATGCATGCGATGAAGGCGGACGGTTACGGGTATGCCATTATCGGATCAGCGGGACCTGTGGATTTCTATGCCCGAACGCTGGGTGCTGTGAAGATTGAAAATTCAACGCCGGGTATTTACGAAGGCATGCTGCGGGCAGACTAG
- a CDS encoding Gfo/Idh/MocA family protein, producing MSTKQMLHIGMIGTGSISDLHMRCYAKNEDAVIYAICDLNEERAKAAAQKYDAQSVYTDYREMLEDPHVDAVSICTWNNTHAEFAIAALEAGKHVLLEKPVATNVEDALRIEEAVKKSGRTFIVGFVRRYDNNMQMMRRFIDAGEFGELYYAKASILRRHGNPGGWFADKSRSGGGPLIDLGVHIIDQCWYLMGKPKPVSVSGNTYRKLGNRAHIEHLSFYKAADYSAAVNDVEDMANALIRFENGASLVVDVSFTLHARGDESSVKIYGERGGFELEPETLIVTEKNNTILNIEPQTDNTGLHIHSAFQNQIDHFVDCCLNGTEPISPIADGVASTRMLCGIYESAEKGQEIRLD from the coding sequence ATGAGCACGAAACAAATGCTGCACATTGGAATGATCGGTACAGGATCCATCTCGGATCTTCATATGAGGTGTTATGCCAAAAATGAGGATGCTGTCATCTATGCCATCTGTGATCTGAACGAAGAGCGGGCTAAGGCTGCGGCACAGAAGTATGATGCCCAATCGGTGTATACCGATTATCGGGAGATGCTGGAGGACCCGCATGTGGATGCTGTAAGTATCTGTACCTGGAACAATACACACGCGGAATTCGCCATTGCTGCACTGGAGGCAGGCAAGCATGTGTTGCTGGAGAAACCGGTGGCAACCAATGTGGAAGATGCACTGCGGATTGAAGAAGCGGTGAAGAAGAGCGGACGTACCTTTATCGTTGGATTTGTGCGTCGGTATGACAACAATATGCAGATGATGCGCAGATTCATAGATGCCGGAGAGTTTGGTGAATTGTATTATGCCAAAGCTTCCATTCTGCGTCGTCACGGTAATCCAGGCGGTTGGTTCGCTGACAAAAGCCGTTCCGGCGGAGGTCCCCTGATTGATCTGGGCGTACATATCATTGACCAATGCTGGTATCTGATGGGCAAGCCCAAGCCTGTTTCCGTCAGCGGTAATACGTATCGGAAGCTGGGCAATCGTGCCCATATCGAACATCTTTCTTTTTACAAAGCAGCCGACTACAGCGCAGCTGTGAATGACGTGGAAGATATGGCGAATGCACTCATTCGGTTTGAAAACGGAGCTTCGCTAGTGGTGGATGTAAGCTTTACCCTGCATGCACGCGGAGATGAATCATCAGTGAAAATATACGGCGAGCGTGGTGGATTCGAACTGGAGCCGGAGACACTGATCGTCACGGAGAAAAATAACACCATCCTGAATATTGAACCCCAGACGGACAATACGGGTCTCCATATTCATAGTGCATTTCAGAACCAGATTGACCACTTTGTGGATTGTTGCCTGAACGGTACAGAACCGATCAGTCCCATTGCGGATGGGGTGGCTTCGACACGTATGCTGTGCGGAATCTACGAATCCGCTGAGAAAGGGCAGGAGATTCGTCTGGATTGA
- a CDS encoding UvrD-helicase domain-containing protein — MLSPNSTFYPRPLGVTPAASLPQSPSAPLETSRQLVGNDQQDAFYFRSLEEAGIKLNAPQISAVRHGRGPILTLAGAGCGKTTVLAARAGYLIEVSGVHAGSILLVTFTNKAATEMKDRIAALPGIRPAAARAVQARTFHSFALTLLRHYGVQEEIFGESRAQHTVLKMLLRQNGMSEAFQPESLLAMLSAWKMQGSETTDLPEKSQEERDAKRVLLGYEAWKQERGKMDFDDILLRAAALLRDPAVLGPLQKRFQYIMVDEFQDTNHLQYEIVQKLASAHRNLMVVGDDDQTIYTFNGARQESILEFDKVYPGARIVTLDINYRSDARILGLGSELVARNKRRRNKRLRAAGNRGDAPRFATPSNAEEEAAWVVNQLCQQVEEGQHTYRDIAILHRTASSSRAVFEQLVLKDVPFVQHGASPVFYDQSLIRPLMDHLRLSLDPRAMDALPSALGPLYVSRDAGLEWIQRCEQQQAKKYPLIHLVKWDKLKPFQQEQVKERIKLIKSLHKLKPIIAIQEMRRQFYDKYMESGDPSIFTHYKETMLETLDEFEAAVKKFETVEEFIQFADELSRRHREMESLRRAQDSDAVQLMTIHRAKGLEFPCVYWIGASEGIVPHSTALRQDIPEDQKAALAMQQTDAELDMALEEERRLAYVAITRAKQYLYVTSPASHHGKPADVSRFLLEAFGMEVPDKRKPREESRTSSQASYGKGNGSGARSGSGARSEGRDVAQRRAISHSDRRDFEVHNERDEDRLGERRGSGEIRNHKAFSTTGISPTAASSSRLQSHSSGSGSGNPERTETVAVWKCSSSTCKAWLRQKPAVPSKATKKASSGPPACPLCSGSMEAGTRQVPVTGRFGK, encoded by the coding sequence ATGTTAAGTCCGAACTCAACGTTCTACCCCCGTCCGCTCGGGGTTACCCCGGCGGCATCCCTGCCCCAGTCCCCGTCTGCTCCGCTGGAGACCAGTCGGCAACTCGTGGGCAATGATCAACAGGATGCCTTTTATTTTCGTTCTCTTGAAGAGGCAGGCATCAAGTTAAACGCTCCACAAATCTCGGCTGTCCGCCATGGCAGAGGACCGATTCTGACGCTTGCTGGAGCCGGTTGCGGCAAAACTACTGTGTTGGCTGCAAGAGCCGGCTACCTCATAGAGGTCAGCGGCGTACATGCAGGCAGTATCCTGCTGGTGACGTTCACCAACAAAGCCGCCACCGAGATGAAAGACCGGATCGCCGCATTGCCGGGTATACGTCCGGCCGCCGCAAGAGCCGTGCAGGCTCGCACCTTCCACTCTTTTGCGCTGACATTGCTGCGTCATTATGGCGTACAGGAAGAGATTTTTGGCGAGTCACGGGCTCAGCATACGGTGCTCAAGATGCTTTTGCGGCAAAATGGCATGAGTGAAGCCTTCCAGCCTGAAAGTTTGCTGGCGATGCTGTCCGCGTGGAAGATGCAAGGATCGGAAACAACCGACCTGCCTGAAAAGTCACAGGAAGAACGCGATGCCAAGCGTGTTCTGCTTGGTTACGAAGCTTGGAAGCAGGAGCGGGGCAAAATGGACTTTGACGATATTTTACTGCGCGCAGCCGCTCTGCTTCGTGACCCCGCTGTCCTGGGGCCGCTTCAGAAACGTTTTCAGTACATTATGGTGGATGAGTTCCAGGATACCAACCATCTGCAATATGAGATTGTGCAAAAACTGGCTTCCGCCCACCGCAACCTGATGGTTGTTGGAGATGATGACCAGACGATCTATACCTTTAATGGCGCACGCCAGGAATCGATTTTGGAATTCGATAAAGTATACCCCGGTGCACGCATTGTGACGCTGGATATCAATTATCGCAGTGATGCACGCATTCTGGGACTCGGAAGTGAACTGGTCGCCCGCAATAAACGCAGACGTAACAAACGGCTGCGTGCCGCCGGAAACCGCGGAGATGCGCCGCGTTTTGCCACACCATCCAATGCGGAGGAAGAAGCGGCATGGGTCGTGAATCAGCTCTGCCAACAAGTTGAAGAAGGGCAGCACACCTATCGTGATATTGCGATTCTTCACCGGACTGCAAGCAGCAGCCGGGCTGTATTCGAGCAGCTTGTGTTGAAAGATGTACCTTTTGTACAGCATGGTGCCTCCCCGGTGTTCTACGACCAGTCTCTCATCAGGCCCCTGATGGATCATCTGCGTCTGTCTCTTGATCCACGAGCCATGGATGCTCTTCCCAGTGCGCTGGGACCGCTCTACGTTTCACGGGATGCTGGCCTGGAATGGATACAGCGCTGCGAACAACAACAGGCGAAGAAATATCCACTCATCCATCTGGTGAAATGGGACAAGCTGAAACCATTCCAGCAGGAGCAGGTCAAGGAGCGCATCAAGCTGATCAAATCACTGCACAAACTAAAGCCTATCATCGCCATTCAGGAAATGCGCAGGCAGTTCTACGACAAGTATATGGAAAGTGGTGATCCCAGCATCTTCACCCATTATAAGGAAACGATGCTGGAAACCCTGGATGAATTCGAAGCTGCCGTCAAAAAATTCGAAACGGTGGAAGAGTTCATCCAGTTCGCCGACGAGTTATCCCGCAGACACCGGGAGATGGAATCTTTACGCCGCGCACAGGACAGTGACGCAGTGCAGTTGATGACCATTCACCGGGCCAAAGGACTGGAGTTCCCTTGTGTGTACTGGATCGGAGCCAGTGAAGGCATTGTGCCTCACAGTACAGCACTTCGCCAGGATATCCCCGAAGATCAGAAAGCCGCGCTTGCTATGCAACAGACAGACGCCGAACTGGACATGGCGCTGGAGGAAGAGCGCAGGCTCGCCTATGTTGCCATCACACGGGCCAAGCAGTACTTGTATGTCACTTCACCGGCGAGCCATCACGGAAAACCAGCGGATGTGTCCCGCTTCCTGCTGGAAGCCTTCGGCATGGAAGTTCCGGACAAACGTAAACCTCGTGAAGAGAGCCGGACGAGCAGCCAGGCTTCATATGGTAAAGGTAATGGATCGGGTGCCCGCTCGGGATCGGGTGCCCGTTCCGAAGGTCGGGATGTGGCACAACGCCGTGCCATCAGCCACAGTGACCGTCGTGACTTCGAGGTCCACAACGAACGTGATGAGGATCGCCTTGGTGAACGGCGTGGTAGTGGGGAGATTCGCAATCATAAGGCGTTCAGTACCACAGGTATAAGTCCAACCGCTGCGAGTTCCTCCCGTTTACAGTCTCACAGTTCAGGTTCAGGCTCAGGTAATCCTGAGCGCACAGAGACCGTTGCGGTCTGGAAATGCAGTTCATCCACCTGTAAAGCGTGGCTAAGACAGAAGCCGGCTGTGCCTTCAAAAGCAACCAAGAAGGCATCATCGGGTCCTCCCGCCTGTCCCCTGTGTTCAGGATCGATGGAGGCCGGTACCCGCCAGGTTCCCGTAACGGGGAGATTCGGGAAATAA
- a CDS encoding zinc ribbon domain-containing protein gives MKLLQRIKDGANKATERAQHAVEIGKLNNQIVGLQQEQEVHFTDMGRIFYEGYRAQDMTRAEKEMVDLSQLCDELQDEIDGLRNKIAQLKNERLCECGHVASLDANFCPKCGRKLGELKTAAPTVGAAGVAKATTAARQEAAVTQTQNPEPDFYDAPAELELEEDEPYHTVIPSIADLETESEYNSTEFTQEEKEAFDAEWERRRDEEMQRERERQQELDERIRYWKENNPIVNTVDVQTEVSREMVNCQICAAELPKGSKWCPRCGAEQI, from the coding sequence ATGAAACTGCTTCAACGCATCAAAGACGGAGCGAACAAAGCAACAGAGCGTGCCCAGCACGCCGTTGAGATTGGAAAACTGAACAACCAGATTGTGGGCTTGCAACAGGAACAGGAAGTCCATTTTACAGATATGGGTCGCATCTTCTATGAGGGCTATCGGGCACAGGATATGACGCGTGCAGAAAAAGAGATGGTGGATCTGTCGCAGCTCTGCGACGAATTGCAGGACGAGATTGATGGTCTGCGCAACAAGATTGCACAGCTGAAGAATGAACGGTTGTGCGAGTGTGGGCATGTCGCTTCCCTAGATGCCAACTTCTGTCCTAAATGTGGACGCAAGTTGGGTGAACTCAAGACAGCAGCACCTACAGTAGGAGCTGCAGGAGTTGCAAAAGCGACCACAGCTGCGAGACAAGAGGCAGCTGTAACTCAAACCCAAAATCCGGAGCCGGACTTCTACGATGCGCCAGCTGAATTGGAACTGGAGGAAGACGAGCCGTATCACACGGTCATTCCTTCCATAGCCGATCTGGAGACGGAATCAGAATATAACAGTACGGAATTTACGCAGGAAGAAAAGGAAGCGTTCGATGCAGAGTGGGAACGTCGCAGAGATGAAGAGATGCAACGGGAACGTGAGCGTCAGCAGGAGCTGGACGAACGCATCCGCTACTGGAAAGAAAATAACCCGATTGTGAACACGGTGGACGTACAGACCGAAGTGTCACGCGAAATGGTGAATTGTCAGATTTGTGCAGCCGAGCTGCCCAAAGGTTCGAAGTGGTGCCCGCGCTGTGGTGCTGAACAGATCTGA
- a CDS encoding TrmB family transcriptional regulator, giving the protein MDQLLHHLRHLGFTEMESKIMVELARQGSASGYEVAKRLGVSRSNVYATLQRLEQRGFLRCSPGEPAKYSVLKPEEMTRMISDQMRTSLDYVQSSMPKSEPEKPVFYNIEGDKNVFENLSRELAEAQHEIVVDVWREEAELLRHDLQQAEARGVRLLWSCDGGEGMLDQPVPWPGLPLYGTGNGRKFSLVVDRRWCMLGMRGESCATQAVVTEHPVMTGLLLNHFAQELVLYELEQDMGEELESRYGHRYEELSARYWSSPSGEGDQS; this is encoded by the coding sequence ATGGACCAACTGCTGCATCATTTGCGTCATCTCGGGTTTACAGAGATGGAATCTAAAATTATGGTGGAACTCGCCCGCCAGGGATCAGCCTCAGGATATGAGGTTGCGAAGCGGCTGGGCGTGTCCCGTTCCAATGTATATGCGACCCTGCAACGGCTGGAACAACGTGGTTTCCTGCGGTGTAGCCCGGGGGAGCCTGCGAAGTATAGTGTGTTGAAGCCTGAGGAGATGACGCGTATGATCTCGGATCAGATGCGTACCTCTCTGGATTATGTCCAGAGCAGCATGCCCAAGAGCGAACCGGAGAAGCCTGTCTTCTATAACATTGAGGGTGACAAAAATGTGTTTGAGAATCTGAGCCGTGAATTGGCTGAGGCTCAGCATGAGATTGTTGTAGATGTCTGGCGTGAAGAGGCAGAGCTGCTGCGTCATGATTTACAGCAGGCTGAAGCTCGGGGTGTGCGGCTGTTATGGTCGTGTGATGGTGGTGAAGGCATGCTTGATCAGCCTGTCCCTTGGCCGGGTTTGCCTTTGTACGGCACAGGTAATGGTCGGAAATTTTCCCTGGTGGTCGATCGCCGCTGGTGCATGCTGGGCATGCGCGGGGAATCATGCGCCACACAGGCAGTGGTGACGGAGCATCCGGTAATGACCGGACTGCTACTGAATCATTTTGCTCAAGAGCTGGTGTTGTACGAACTGGAACAGGATATGGGGGAGGAACTGGAGTCCCGCTATGGGCACCGGTACGAAGAACTCTCTGCGCGTTATTGGTCTTCTCCTTCAGGAGAGGGTGACCAGAGTTAG